Within Desulfobacter sp., the genomic segment TTTTTAGACCTATTGCATACGCTTTCCTACAAGGGGATGCCGATATTTACGGATTACGATTATTATGCCAACCAGCTATGGATTGGTGCAAGATATATGGAAAGCATAACGCTGGCTGCAGCGTTTTATTTCCTGACACGGGAGAGGCCGGTCCGGCCGGAGATACTCATACTCATTTACTCCACCCTTACGGCATTGATGATATTGTGCATCTTCACCTGGAAAATTTTTCCCGTCTGCTTTGTGGAGGGGTCAGGCCTGACCCCTTTCAAAAAAATAAGTGAATACCTGATATGCGCAATACTGCTATTGGGGGCAGGGCTTTTATACAAGAATCGCTCTCGGTTCGAGCCCCACATTTACAAATTATTACTATTATCCATATCCTGTACGATTATCTCGGAACTGTCATTTACATTTTACATTTCAAATTATGGGTTTTCAAATTTAGTCGGACATTATTTTAAGCTGTTTTCATTCTATCTAATTTACAAATCAATTCTTGAAACCGGCATTAAGCGGCCCTATGAATTGATATTCAAAGAATTGGATACAACAATCTGCAGCTTGAACGATGAAATTGATAGAAGAAAAAAAATAGAGCAGGACAGGGAACTGATCATTGTAAAACTGCAAAATGCCCTGATGGAAGTCAAAACCCTGAACGGCCTGATTCCCATCTGTTCTCACTGCAAAAAGATTCGTGATGACAAGGGATTCTGGAATCAGCTTGAAAAGTATATCACTGAACACTCAGATGCCAAACTAAGCCATGGTATCTGCCCGGAGTGCATGAAAGAGCATTATCCGGAGTATCATATGTCCAGAGACGATGCACCGTCGCAGTAAGCCGGCCTTGAAAAACAGGTATAGATGCTTTATCAATATTAACATCATCATTCACCGGAATATTAATATTTAAGGATAAAAAAATGAGAATAGTCACCCGCCCGGATTTTGACGGTATTGTATGCGCCGTATTCCTGCTTGAAGCACTGGATCCAGATATGGAAATTTTCTGGATAGAACCCAACCAGATTCAATCCGGCAGCGCAGACATCCGGGAAGGGGATATCATCGCCAACCTTCCCTGGCATCCCAAGGCCGCCCTCTGGTTCGACCACCATGTGTCAAACAAACCCGATCATCCGGTTCCCGGCGCCTTTGACATTGCCCCCTCGGCCGCCGGGGTGATCTATCAGTATTACAAAGAACTGGGTAAACTGGACAACCGGTTCGACGAACTGGCCGAACAGACCGATATCATAGATTCCGCCGCCCTGACAAAGGAGCAGGTCCTGGCTCCGGAAAATTTCCCCTATATCATACTGTCCATGACCATCCAGAACCGGGATTTCCAGGATATCCCATATTGGAACCGGCTGGTTGACATGCTCCGGAAACCGGGGATCGAAACAATCATGTCAGACCCGGAAGTGGCCAAACGCTGCCGGGAGGTGGTCAACGAAAACAATGAATTCGGCGGCCATCTCAAAGCCCACACCACACTGGCGGGCAATATCTCTGTCACGGACTTCAGATCCCTGGACCCGGTGCCGTCGGGCAACCGCTTCCTGACCTATTCCCTGTTTCCGGACACCGTTGCCAGTGTCAAAATCCGGTACAAGGCCCCGGATAAGGCACAGGTGCTGATCAGTGTGGGGCACAGCATTTTCAATCCCCACTGCAAGGTCAATGTGGGGAAATTGCTGTCAAGATACGGCGGCGGCGGGCATGCCGGGGCCGGGGGCTGCACCCTGGATGCGGACGGCGCCCAGGAAAAAATTGACGAAATCCTCGCCGTGCTCAAGGCAAACTAAATTTAAAGATCATCTGAGAAAGGACCGGAAAATGAAAGTCATTGTAGATCTGTGCGTGGTGCCCATCGGCGCCGACCTCTCCCTGTCAAGATATGTTGCCGCCTGCCATGAGATCATTGAAGCGGCCGGCCTGAAAAACACCCTACACGCCAACGGGACCAATATTGAGGGCGACTGGGACGAGGTATTCCGGGTGGCCAAGGAATGCCACCGGAAGGTTCATGAAATGGGGGCCCCCAGGATCCATACCATCATTAAACTGGGTACCCGGGTGGACAGGGAACAGGCCATGGAAGACAAGATAAAAAGTGTTGAAACCAAGCTTAAGGGTGCCTGAACCATGATCTGGAAAAGAGAATTCACCATTGAAGATATGGCGCCCTTTGCCCAGAACACCATGGTGGGCCACCTGGGCATTGAATACCTGGAAAAGGGGGATGACTACCTTACGGCCGCCATGCCCGTGGACCACAGGACCCGCCAGCCCTTCGGTCTCCTCCACGGCGGGGCCTCGGTGACCCTGGCCGAGACCCTGGGCAGCTCCGCCTCCTGCATGACACTGGATGACGGTTTTTACAGCGTGGGGCTGGAAATCAATGCCAACCACATCAAAAGCGTGACCTCGGGCCGGGTGATCGGCAGGGCCACCCCTGTCCACCTGGGCCGGACCACCCAGGTATGGAACATTGACATCAAAAGCGAATCCGGCGACCTGGTCTGCACCTCCCGGCTGACCATGGCTGTCCTGAAAAACAAATAGGCGGCCCTACCAGGGGGAAATCAATGCCCCGCTGCTGTCAAATGCCAGGGGCGCCGCCGTGTCCCCGACAGCCAGGCCCGTATTCATCCGGGCTTCCCGGGCCAGGGCGGCGGACACAGACAGGGTTTCAATATCAAGGGTGTTTTTGATGTGGACGATGCGGGCCGCTTCCGGCGGGACCAGGCCGATGGTGCCCAGGGCCGCGTCCACCGCCTCCCGGTCCGTGTCAAACCAGGGCGGCAGCGATGCCATGGCCGGTTCGCAGGAAGAGATGCAATTGGTATAGGTGGCCTTGCGGTCCATTTTCTCGATGAGTTTTGCCGTGGTAAAATCGGCATTGCCGATGCCCGTTGCCGTCCCCCGGCTGGCAGGGGTCAGGTCCCGGACAAAAATCCGCTTGATTTCAGGCCGGTCCGGCACCGTACCGCATCGGATCACGGTGCGGGCGATGATATTCTGGTCCATGCCCGTTCCTGAAATATCCTTGCCCATCTCGTCCACAATGAGCAGGTCAATCCGGTCAAAGGGAAGGCCGGGAAATACGGATTTGGCCCGGACCAGCAGGTCTCGGTCCAAATCAGGGATTGCCTCGGCCCACGCCGTGCCCACGGCCTCGGTGAGATCCTGCTGATTTTCCACGATCCCCACCCCCAGAGTGACCGGGGCCTTATCCAGAATCACCCCGGCCACCGCCGCAAAGGTTTCAGCATATCCCCGGTCCAGAATGGCATTGTGGCATGTTTCTGCGCCCATGCGGTTCCCCAGCCCGATGGCCGCCATCTTGGTCAGCCCGCTTTCGATTTCTGCCTCAAAATCCGTATGGGGCTTGACCCGGTTCACCAATACAATGTGATCCGCGTCCATTGCCATGCGGTCCACATACACCGGCACCCCGCAAGCAGTGGTGCCGATTTTTTCCACCGCCATGCCCGAACGGACAGGGGCGCCCACAGCCTCGGCCGTAATCCCCAGTTCCCGGAGCACCGCCGCCTGTCCACCGGCCGTAGCCCCGCCGTGGGACCCCATGGCAGGGATGACAAAGGGCTGGGCCCCCGCCCCTTTTAATACTGTTACCAATGTCCGGATGACAGGAAGGATGTCTGTAATCCCCCTGCTGCCGGCAGTCACTGCCACCGTCTGCCCGGGCCGGATCCGGCTGTCCAGTCCCATCCCGGCCAGCTGCCGCTTCAATTCCCCGGGCACATCCTTCAGGGGGTGGTTGTCAAACACCTGGCGCACCAGGTACATATGGGGAAAATTCCTATCCGCTGCCATGATTGTGCTTTCATATATAAAAAGTTATTCAATGCCCATCTTGTATACCCTGTTCCAGGTATTTGCAAACCGTATTGCCGGTTTTGAATTTTGCATTTTGCGGCCCGACGGTGTATATCACCCCCTATAACTTATTGATGAGGCGTGAATGGGCTCCCATAAACTAAGAAAACAGATCAAAGCGCAAAAGGAAGAGGCCAGACGGAATTTCCGGCGTCATAAAAATAAAAACAAACTGGCCATTCCCGGCATCCACAAATGCATTGTGGTGCTTGACGGCCTCAAGCCCACCTTCAATATCGGCAAAATTTTCAGAAGCGCAGAAAGCTTCGGCTGCCATGAGGTCCACCTCATCGGCACGGATTTTTTCGATCCGGCGCCTGCCATGGGCGCCTTCAAGTGGGTACCCGCCAGATTCCACCAGCGGTTTGTCACCTGCTACGCCCAGCTTCTGGAACGGGGATACACCCCATTCATCTTGGAACCGGGCCTGGGAAAAGCGGTCATGGACACGGACCTGCCGGAAAAAAGCGCCTTTGTGTTCGGCCACGAAGAGTACGGCATCAGCTTCGAACCGGACCTGTACCCGAAGGTCAAACGATTGACCATCCCCCAGTACGGAAGGTCCCAGAGTCTCAACGTCAGCGTGGCCGCCTCAATCATCCTTTATGAATACACCCGGCAGCACGCCACGCCCCGGGGCTGAGGGGGGCAAAAGGAAACGGCAGAGCGCACCGCCTTTTTAACTAAATTTCTCATGAGGAAAAAATAATGGATTTACCAAAAGTGGCCACCCATATCACCGACTGGCTGGCAGCCTATGTTGAAACATCAGGATTAAAGGGATTTGCCGTGGGCGTTTCCGGCGGCATTGACTCCGCCGTCACCTCCACCCTCTGCGCCAAAACCGGCCACCCCGTCCTCGCCCTGAACATGCCCATCTTCCAGGCAAAGGACCAGGTTTCCCGTTCCGCCGAGCATATTGCCTGGCTGGAAAAAACCTTTGACAACGTCAGGGGCATTGACATGGAACTGACCCCTGTATTCCAGCAGATCCAAACCGCCCTTCCCGACGAGATCCAGGACGGCCTGACCATGGCCAACACCCGGTCCCGGCTCCGGATGCTCACCCTCTACGCCTTTGCCGGCCACCACAGGATGCTGGTGGCCGGAACCGGCAACAAGGTGGAGGATTTCGGCGTGGGCTTCTACACCAAATACGGGGACGGGGGCGTGGATGTCTCCCCCATTGCCGACCTGGTAAAAACCGAAGTCTACGCGCTGGCCGCCCACCTTGGGGTCAGCAAAGACATTCTCTCGGCCCCGCCCACCGACGGCCTCTGGGAGGACGACCGCACCGATGAAAGCCAGATCGGCGCCACCTACGCGGAATTGGAATGGGCCATGTCCCACGAAGCAGACAGCGGGGCCTCAGGAGCACTGTCCGACCGTCAGAAAACGGTTCTGGACATCTACCGGAAATTCAACCGGGCCAACCGCCATAAGATGGACCCCATCCCGGTCTGCATCATTCCCGATGAATTAAGATAGGGCCAATTAAAAATACGGGGAAAGGCCCGGGGCAAAGGACTCAAACCGCTCCAGCTGAGCGCGCAGTTCCCCGGGCAGCGCCGGGCCTGGAACGGCACTTCCGTCCCCCAGGTACAGGGCAGCGTATGAACGGATTTCCTCTCCCTTGAGCACCACCCCGGGTGTGGATATATAGCGCTCCACCACCACCTTTTTTCCCGGATTCAAAGCCACTTCCTTGAACCGGCAGCGAAAGCTGATCCCGGGCCTCAGGCGGGTGGTGCTGTAATCGATCCTGAGGGACACCCCGTCAGGATTCACAAGTGGAATCAGACCGGCGTCCACAAAAAGCCGGTCCCCTTTTCCCGTCATTGTCCACAGGGGCGGATCCCTGTCACCGGCAATGAGATGGTCACGGATCCTGGCAATCCTTTCGGGCGCTCCGATAAATGAAAGGGTGCGTATCATCCCGGTGGGGGTGATGCCTTCGTAGGGCGCCTTGATATGGGCGGCATTTCTTTTTCTTGCACCGGCCTTCTGGAACTGGTGCCGATAGGTAAAGGCGCAATAGTTCACCGGAAGGGGAATCGTATTTTCCAAACCGTGGCAGATCAGCTCCAGGGCGGTCAACTCCGTCTCCAGCACCGTCACTGCGGGGCCGTGGCAAAAGGTATACCCCCGGCGGACCAGTTTGGGGCGGTTGAACCCGGTGCACCGGATCTGGTGAAGATTTAGAAAATCGACCCCGGCCGAAGCCAGGTCCGGCATCAGTGCCTTTACCCGGTCCAGGTCCCCTGGGATGGCCGGGATTTCAACGGTCACCCTGGGAATGACCCCCACCGCCTTTTCAAGCCCGTCAAGGCGATAGTCATTTGCGGAGAGGTCAAACCGGATCTCATCCAGGCCGGCGTCCCTGAGAGCCTTCATCTTATCTTCCGTGGCCAGAATGCCGTTGGTATACATCCAGATATACAGAGGAGAAGAAATCCTTTTCCTGAGTACCCTCAGGTAATCCATTACCCGGTCAAAGCTCATCAAGGGTTCCCCGCCGCTGAAGCTCACCCCTTTGATGCCGAACCCTTTTACATAATCGGCATAATCGACAGGATCGGTGAATTCCACGGTGCTGGATACGGGGTCGCCTTCTTCACTCTGGGCTGACGGGCAGTAAAAACACCTGGCATTGCAGATGCCGTTGATGAAGAGGCAGGACCAGTCCCCCTGCCCGCAGAGGGCACACCCCGGTGAAACCCCGTGGGAAAATAATTTGGTCTGGGCGAACATCCACCCGGCCCCTTGATTTTCAAATATCCGGGCGATCAGCTGTTCACGATTTTTCCCTGCCCGGGCAGCCGTTTCGGGATCAATCCACTTCATTGTGCCGTAGGCATCTGCATATTCCTTCTTGATCCTGCGGATCTGTGTGTCCATTTCAGAGTTTTCCACTTGTACTCCTGTTCGTGTATTCAAATTGGGATGACAAAAAATGCATGATGGGTGCCAGGAATAAAAAGGCCGAAACACCTTGGTCCCAGCCTTTTTTGAAAGACAGCCACTCGGCCAAAACAAAAAACAGGAATCTGAAAGGCCGATTATTTCGCATAAAAGAACTTTTAATTCCTGTTTTATTCTTCCTGGTTACCTGATTATCTCATAAATGGACTGATAATCGGTTTCCGCGCTTCTTAATACAGGAAGCGCCACAAACTCGGCGCACTCCCTCAGGTGCAGAGGAGAACTGGTACACACGCCGGACAGGGCGTCCGGTACCAGTCCGAATTCTTCTTTCAGAATCCGGATGCCGCCCAGTACGCCAAAGGCGTCATTGCCGCAGAACACCAGCCTGTGAATCCGTGACTGAATCGCCTCGGAATTAAGCAGCATCCGGGTTTCCCGCTGGAGGATGCCGTCGGCGAACTCCACCACCAGATAGTTGGCCGGGTTGTTGCCGTATTTAAGGTCAATGGCATTGAAAATACCGGTCAGTTCCCCATGTTCAAGCATGTATGTGGTGGGATATCCAAGGCAGGTAAAATCCGCCACCCGTTCTGCGCCGCAGTCCTCCATGAGCAGCAGGTCCTTGAGGCTTGCCGTTCCCGTCACCTTGGCCGCCCGCACCTTTTTCCGGGCCGAGGACAATGCATAGCAGCAGGCGGCAGCCGCATGGCTTTTTCCGCTGTTCATGGCCGTGCCCACGCAAAGTATTAATTTTGAACGGCGTTTTGAGGTGACCTCTTTTTTCCGGGGCACCAGGCTGACATAATCCCGGGTATTGACCACATTGCCCCGGCTGTCACAGACATAGCCCAGGACCTTTATCCGGGTGGGCGCCGCAATTTTGGAATTCAAGGTGGTGACCTCGCCCACCAGTCCGCTCCTGGCCACAAGATCCACAGTGCTGCCAAGGGATCTGGGAACAAAGGATTCATAATAATCAGGCGCATAGCGGTTACCCATGACAAACACGGCCCGGATCCCCTCCTGGATGGTATGTATCCTGGCGGATTTGCTCTCAAGGGTCCGGTGCTGGCCCATACTCAACACCTCTCCGTAAATGAGATCCCCGTTTTCCGGTTGCCGGGGGGCATTGCAAAAATATTTAACCTGCGACGGGGTGATGGTGAAAGCCGCACTGGGAATAATACATTTGTGATTGATTGACTGCATCAATAGAACTCCTTTTTTAACAATATTGGGTGAATCGAATAAGGGTGTGGCTGAGGAAATAGTGGTCCCAGTCCGGCCCGGTCAGCTCCGGTGGCCGGGATCAGGCTCGGGACGTATGTGGGGGGTTATGGGCGCACAAAATACCTGTGGAAAACCGGGGATGGTTTTCCCGATGAAATCATGGCGGTACATACTTAATTACAATTCGGGCCAGTCCGGGTGGGAATGCTTCTCGCGTCTTGTTTTCTTTTTTCTCTTTTTCCTGCTGACCATCTCTTCCAGATCCTCGTCGGTGAATGCTTCATCATACCGGTCCCTGAATTTTGTGGGCCGTGATTTTCTGCGCCGGTTCTCTCTGGTATTATGCTCCAAATCATATTTTACCATGGTCGTTTTCCTATATTCAGGGCCCTGGCCCCGGTGTTCCTTATTTCAGCCGGGCAGTTTGATTAGCAGATTCCATGCCAGAACCCGGGGCTTGCATATTTATTCAACCCCAATGGGTTGCCGCCGGCGGCTACAGGCATGATACTTGCTCATTTCATTTTCACCGAATGATCCGACGGCGGTTCTGAACATGGCAAAGACCAACATACAACGGAGACAGAAATGGACAGGGAACAGCTGGCACACTTCAAGAAAATATTAGCGGAACAATTGGCCCACCTGGAAGAACAGGCATTTATTACTGCCATTGAACTGGCCCAGGGAGGGGTGGAAATTGAGTATGTGGACCGCGCCGCCACCCACAGGGACCAGGACATGAAACTGAGAATTAAATCCCGGGAGAGCCGGCTGATAAAAAAAATCAGGCTTGCCCTGGACCGGATTGAAAACGGCACTTACGGTATATGCGAAGCCTGTGAAGAGCCCATATCCCTGAGGCGTCTTGAAGCCCGCCCCGTGACCACCAAATGCATTGACTGCAAGGAGCGGGAAGAATTGTTGGAAGCCCAGAGCCATTAACAAATAGTCTTGTCATTTTTCCCGCTTTCCCGTACATTATCATATATCAAAAACGGAATCTTGAGTTCTGTTTTACCCGCACCCCAGGCCCGCGGCGTCTGACAACAGGGGTATCTGCATGAAAAAAATACATTTTATTCTGGAAAACACCCACCTCATCACCGCTTTGAAAAAGGCGTTGCATGCCGTATTTGACATCGGTATATCCCAGACCGTGACCCATGCCCTCCAGGCACTGGGGCAAAACCGGAGCGAATTCATCTTTGTGGACATCGAACTCCTTGAACAGGCCGCATCGGACAGCAGTTTCAAAGCAGTGTTTCAAACCCTGGCCCTGGTCTGCCCCAATGCGGGCATCATTGTCATGGTGCCGCCCAAACGGCTCAAGGATGCCGTCAGGATCGTCAATGAAGGGGCGGATTCCTACCTGACCTACCCCATTATCCCCGATGAGGTTCAATTGGTGGTCACCAGCATCACGGAACAGAGCCGGGCTGAATCGGAACTCAATTATCTCAGGGAGCAAGTCTGGCAGGAGGATGAATTCGACCTGCTCCAGACCAAAAGCCCGGCCATGAAATCTGTATTTGAAAAAATCAGGGCAGTGGCGGCCACAAAAAGCACGGTGCTTCTCCAGGGAGAGACAGGAACGGGCAAGGGATTCACCGCCCGGTTTATCCATAAGCTGTCTTCCAGAAAAAACGAACGGTTCATTGAGGCCCACTGCGGGGCGATCCCCGACACCCTGGTTGAAAGCGAGATGTTCGGGCATGAAAAAGGGGCCTTTACCGGCGCCATCAAAAGAAAGCTGGGCAAATTCGAGATCGCCCGAAACGGCACCATATTTCTGGATGAAATCGGAACCATCACCCCCTCGGCCCAGATCAAGCTTCTCAAAGTGCTCCAGGACGGGAGCTTCAACCGGGTGGGGGGGGAAGAAGACATCCATGCCGATGTCCGGATCATTGCCGCCACCAATATCGACCTGCTGCAGCTCTGCGAAGAGAACAGCTTTCGCAGCGACCTGTATTACCGCCTCAATGTTTTTCCCATTGAACTGCCCCCCCTAAAGGATCGCAAGGAAGATATCCCCAGGCTGGTGGAAATTTTTCTGGCCAAACTCAATACCTTTCACCTCAAAGGAATCGGAGATGTTCATCCCCAGGTTCTTGAAGCATTTTTGTCCTACTCCTGGCCGGGAAATATCAGGGAGCTGGAAAACATCATGGAACGCGCCTATATCCTTGAAAAGGCATCTGTGCTCCGGCCGGAGAACTTTCCTGCGGAATTGTTTACCCCCGTGGCAGAAGTCCAGCCGGCAAGTATACACCCCGGCCTGACCCTGGCCCAGGTCCGGCGGCAGGAAATGGACCGGGTGGAAAAGACCTACCTGGCCCTGGTACTCAAACAGCAGAGGGGGAAAATCAACCTCACGGCAAAGGCCGCCGGCATCACCACCCGCCAGCTTCACAAACTCATGACCCGGCACGGCCTCAGAAAAGAAGACTACAAAATAAAGAACTAGTCCGGGAGATACCCAACCGCCGCCTGGACATATTGACAGATCCGGCCCGGCACACTAATTTGTACTGATTTTGCTTTAAACCATTCCGGGAGCGGACAAATGATCAAAACCATGAAATCCACCAAGCGGGTTAATTTTGAGGACTGCGACCCGTTCTCACACCTCAACAACGCCAACTACCTGAACTATTTTATGACGGCCCGGGAAGAACAGCTCCGGATCAACAAGGTACTCAATATTTTTGAGCATGTGCAGGCCACAGGAAACGGCTGGGCCGTGATTTCACACAATATCCGGTATTTCAAACCCTCCCTGCTGGGGGAGGAGCTGGAAATATGGAGCCGGATGCTCACCTATGACCGGTTCAGGAACCTGGTGGAATTTGTCATGGTCTGCCCGGACAAAAAACAACTCAAATCTGTCCTGCACAGTGAATTTGCATATTTTTCAGCCAAGCGCGCAAAACCCGTTGCCCTGGACGATGAAACCCTGGGACTGTTCAATGAAATCGCCCTGTTTCCTGGGGAAGATTTTTCCACATTCAGCATCTCCGGGAGACTGAAACAGATCAGGGCTGAAATCGCCTGACCCCATGGTAAAAAACAATCTGCTTTTTACCTTTATTGTGCCCCCATACGTTCTTTGAGTTGTCTGCAGCCGAAACTCAAAATTTGGCACCCATCAGGTATGAGCGTGGTTTCAAGATTTGCCTCCACGCTTTCGGAGGCCAGGTAGTGCTGGATGATTTGGCCGATTTCAAAAGAATTCATGGGAATCCCCTGAGTGCCGAAGTATAAATTGAATTCAAGCAAAAACATCCCCCAGTCTGTCAGCGCAACATCAAAACCCGCATAGTTTATTCCCAACCCCTGGGCGATGGTCAATACCTTATCGACAATATCCTTAGGCACACTTTCCCGACATATTTTTCCACCACGGGATATATTATTGTGAAACGAATCCATACCTCCCACCCGCCAATAGGCACTTACAACCCTGTCCCCGATGACAACGATCCTGAGATCACGTTCCAATGGGATATACTCTTGAACATAAATGGTTGGATTGGTCTTGGCATAATAGTTGAAATCTTCCCGTGACTTAATCAGGAAAACCCCTAAACCGGAGGAGCTATGAATTTCCTTGCAGACAAAGGGCATGCCGAACCGGTCAGCCAGTTCGTCAAAACCTGTATTCTCAAGACGGTGTATGCCGGTTTTTAGGACATGTTCCGGACACAAGGCTTGAAAGCTTCTTGTCATTTCTACTTTATCATGGCCGAGATGGTATGCGGCAATGCTTGGGAAAATCTTTTTTTTTAATGCATAGACCAGCGAATTCACCTGCCAGTATTCGGGGAATAAGACAACCTCAGCCTGTTTTATCTCATGAAGACAATCAAACATGTTGGCGGGTTTTCGGTGGGTTGTCAAAGGTATGCCGATGGATCTTATAGGATTGAATGATATGTATCTGTACCCCACGTATTTCTCCTGAAAAAAAGAACAACAAGTTCCGCTATAGATACTGCCATTTCCATTCGCTTGGGTTCATGCTCCGGATGCTTTCCCCAAGGCATTTCAGACCATTCAATAGGGGGAAAAGGGCTGAAGCCCGAACAGCGCTCTTGACCTGTCGCATAAATCATTCCCCCGGTTATTCTCCCATGAAATAGCAAAATTCCGGCAAATAGAGGGCCGGTTTTCATAGATACGGCAGCTGACCCTGACACCGACACATCCTTGCAGGGCCTCGCACCGGGGGTAGGCGCCAAGGGTACCTTTCATGGCGCGTTCCGACCCGCCTCCTGCCATGGTCATCATGTGCGGCACCCAACCGCCGGGGCAATTATCGGTTTCAGTTTCAGAAAAGGATACCGTGAACGCGGCGCAGCATGCACCGCAGGTCAAACATGGACTTTTTTTCATGGGTCACCATATGGTTGCTGTTATGCCAGATGGTTCAGCAGGAAACGTGCCGGAGCCAAAATAACCGGGCCAGGACGGGCCGCCAGATCCAAAAAGGAATCAATAATTCTTATTTAATCAAAAATCAGGATGGCGCATGTCTCATTCCAGGTGTCCATAACAGTCCTCCAGCCATTAAAGCACCGGGAAAATCAAGCCGGGCAGTACTATTCCACATTGGTATTCATCCTGCATCGGCTTTGGTCCGCTTTATGGGAAATAAAATGATTAATGGT encodes:
- a CDS encoding exopolyphosphatase, with product MRIVTRPDFDGIVCAVFLLEALDPDMEIFWIEPNQIQSGSADIREGDIIANLPWHPKAALWFDHHVSNKPDHPVPGAFDIAPSAAGVIYQYYKELGKLDNRFDELAEQTDIIDSAALTKEQVLAPENFPYIILSMTIQNRDFQDIPYWNRLVDMLRKPGIETIMSDPEVAKRCREVVNENNEFGGHLKAHTTLAGNISVTDFRSLDPVPSGNRFLTYSLFPDTVASVKIRYKAPDKAQVLISVGHSIFNPHCKVNVGKLLSRYGGGGHAGAGGCTLDADGAQEKIDEILAVLKAN
- a CDS encoding radical SAM protein, coding for MDTQIRRIKKEYADAYGTMKWIDPETAARAGKNREQLIARIFENQGAGWMFAQTKLFSHGVSPGCALCGQGDWSCLFINGICNARCFYCPSAQSEEGDPVSSTVEFTDPVDYADYVKGFGIKGVSFSGGEPLMSFDRVMDYLRVLRKRISSPLYIWMYTNGILATEDKMKALRDAGLDEIRFDLSANDYRLDGLEKAVGVIPRVTVEIPAIPGDLDRVKALMPDLASAGVDFLNLHQIRCTGFNRPKLVRRGYTFCHGPAVTVLETELTALELICHGLENTIPLPVNYCAFTYRHQFQKAGARKRNAAHIKAPYEGITPTGMIRTLSFIGAPERIARIRDHLIAGDRDPPLWTMTGKGDRLFVDAGLIPLVNPDGVSLRIDYSTTRLRPGISFRCRFKEVALNPGKKVVVERYISTPGVVLKGEEIRSYAALYLGDGSAVPGPALPGELRAQLERFESFAPGLSPYF
- a CDS encoding TrmH family RNA methyltransferase, with the translated sequence MGSHKLRKQIKAQKEEARRNFRRHKNKNKLAIPGIHKCIVVLDGLKPTFNIGKIFRSAESFGCHEVHLIGTDFFDPAPAMGAFKWVPARFHQRFVTCYAQLLERGYTPFILEPGLGKAVMDTDLPEKSAFVFGHEEYGISFEPDLYPKVKRLTIPQYGRSQSLNVSVAASIILYEYTRQHATPRG
- a CDS encoding TraR/DksA C4-type zinc finger protein; the encoded protein is MDREQLAHFKKILAEQLAHLEEQAFITAIELAQGGVEIEYVDRAATHRDQDMKLRIKSRESRLIKKIRLALDRIENGTYGICEACEEPISLRRLEARPVTTKCIDCKEREELLEAQSH
- a CDS encoding acyl-CoA thioesterase; the protein is MIKTMKSTKRVNFEDCDPFSHLNNANYLNYFMTAREEQLRINKVLNIFEHVQATGNGWAVISHNIRYFKPSLLGEELEIWSRMLTYDRFRNLVEFVMVCPDKKQLKSVLHSEFAYFSAKRAKPVALDDETLGLFNEIALFPGEDFSTFSISGRLKQIRAEIA
- a CDS encoding sigma-54-dependent Fis family transcriptional regulator; the protein is MKKIHFILENTHLITALKKALHAVFDIGISQTVTHALQALGQNRSEFIFVDIELLEQAASDSSFKAVFQTLALVCPNAGIIVMVPPKRLKDAVRIVNEGADSYLTYPIIPDEVQLVVTSITEQSRAESELNYLREQVWQEDEFDLLQTKSPAMKSVFEKIRAVAATKSTVLLQGETGTGKGFTARFIHKLSSRKNERFIEAHCGAIPDTLVESEMFGHEKGAFTGAIKRKLGKFEIARNGTIFLDEIGTITPSAQIKLLKVLQDGSFNRVGGEEDIHADVRIIAATNIDLLQLCEENSFRSDLYYRLNVFPIELPPLKDRKEDIPRLVEIFLAKLNTFHLKGIGDVHPQVLEAFLSYSWPGNIRELENIMERAYILEKASVLRPENFPAELFTPVAEVQPASIHPGLTLAQVRRQEMDRVEKTYLALVLKQQRGKINLTAKAAGITTRQLHKLMTRHGLRKEDYKIKN
- a CDS encoding DUF2088 domain-containing protein — protein: MAADRNFPHMYLVRQVFDNHPLKDVPGELKRQLAGMGLDSRIRPGQTVAVTAGSRGITDILPVIRTLVTVLKGAGAQPFVIPAMGSHGGATAGGQAAVLRELGITAEAVGAPVRSGMAVEKIGTTACGVPVYVDRMAMDADHIVLVNRVKPHTDFEAEIESGLTKMAAIGLGNRMGAETCHNAILDRGYAETFAAVAGVILDKAPVTLGVGIVENQQDLTEAVGTAWAEAIPDLDRDLLVRAKSVFPGLPFDRIDLLIVDEMGKDISGTGMDQNIIARTVIRCGTVPDRPEIKRIFVRDLTPASRGTATGIGNADFTTAKLIEKMDRKATYTNCISSCEPAMASLPPWFDTDREAVDAALGTIGLVPPEAARIVHIKNTLDIETLSVSAALAREARMNTGLAVGDTAAPLAFDSSGALISPW
- a CDS encoding hotdog fold thioesterase; translated protein: MIWKREFTIEDMAPFAQNTMVGHLGIEYLEKGDDYLTAAMPVDHRTRQPFGLLHGGASVTLAETLGSSASCMTLDDGFYSVGLEINANHIKSVTSGRVIGRATPVHLGRTTQVWNIDIKSESGDLVCTSRLTMAVLKNK
- a CDS encoding MTH1187 family thiamine-binding protein — encoded protein: MKVIVDLCVVPIGADLSLSRYVAACHEIIEAAGLKNTLHANGTNIEGDWDEVFRVAKECHRKVHEMGAPRIHTIIKLGTRVDREQAMEDKIKSVETKLKGA
- the nadE gene encoding NAD(+) synthase yields the protein MDLPKVATHITDWLAAYVETSGLKGFAVGVSGGIDSAVTSTLCAKTGHPVLALNMPIFQAKDQVSRSAEHIAWLEKTFDNVRGIDMELTPVFQQIQTALPDEIQDGLTMANTRSRLRMLTLYAFAGHHRMLVAGTGNKVEDFGVGFYTKYGDGGVDVSPIADLVKTEVYALAAHLGVSKDILSAPPTDGLWEDDRTDESQIGATYAELEWAMSHEADSGASGALSDRQKTVLDIYRKFNRANRHKMDPIPVCIIPDELR